A DNA window from Mucilaginibacter xinganensis contains the following coding sequences:
- a CDS encoding hybrid sensor histidine kinase/response regulator transcription factor, with translation MRFKVYITVVLFVIMQQRTYAQNTAYQFSHLDITNGLSINQVTSVFKDSAGFMWFGTISGLNRYDGYKFKVFKHSPADPNSLGDNSIANIFEGPGNKLWVKTHSGFSVYNATTEKFSNDISRELGKYKVLTDQLLQIKKDRQGNFWFLTNNDGLYFYNPKSNTTSFFNSAGNNSIAILHSDALTDIVQDSHNFIWLIYADGVINKLDAKNNEIVFSSDKLVKANGSKPELYSATVDERNNLWLFAAGSPIGVYRYNTNTDAIDHFSTETGDVKLNYNVINNIILGDDHKIWIGTDHGGINLLDPENKSVKYLLSREDDPKSIQGNSVVLYKDNLGIIWAGTFKQGISYYHKSIIQFPLIRHYVSDSKSLPYEDVDCFADDANGNLWIGTNGGGLINYNSVTKKYIQYKHDPNDPNSLANNIVISMYIDHEHKLWIGTYFGGLDCFDGKRFIHYRHNDNVPSSISDDRVYSIMEDSSLKLWVGTFAGSTNIFDRASNSFLHPDYKMLSDYTAVIYEDKKKNIWIGRDKGIDFIANGKSVARHYVNHRNDPNSLIGNDVNSIIEDSRGLMWIGSKDGLSILNAQTNKFYNLNDTKGLPGNDVLKILEDKTGKIWLSTANGLASIKVIKTGGDYKFLINKFDEFDGLQGREFNAYSAFKTRDGQLIFGGAHGFNLFNPQNINFTKNKPQLVFTDFQLFNKSVAVGDTINGNVVLKSSITTTTNLTLNHNENDFSIEFAACEYFNPDKIVYQYKLEEFDKQWLSATNSTRKATYTNLDAGDYVFMVKAWNINDPGNTSTITLNIRVLPPFWKSPLAYVLYFLSIACLLAYVRHKGILKLKNEFKVKQDKLEAERKLENEREEARRMHQLDLMKIKFFTNVSHEFRTPLSLILSPIDDLIKTADKPEQQHHLVMIKRNGKRLLNLVNQLLDFRKMEYNELKLCLKKGDIIQFIKEVSSSFTDVAHQKQIQYLFESDVNSFITNFDHDKIERILFNLLSNAFKFTPSGGYISVMLNLSVPEAFARDQRMLEIKVIDTGIGIPAENQGKIFERFFQDNMPESLLNQGSGIGLSITKEFIKMHGGTIKIESEPDYGSCFVIELPVGDLHESQPVIEPKKDDVSIPALSYADNIQSTKKLTVLLIEDNDDLRFYLKDNLKNSFHIIEAINGKDGWQKALALHPQLIVSDVTMPEMNGLDLCKKIKGDSRTAHIPVILLTALIGQSDELAGLESGANDYIAKPFNFEILLSKIHSLLRIQQTMKKTYQKQVDVEAKGIVVVSEDEKFLKNAFASIEKNITNPNFSVEELSRNLNLSRVSLYKKLLTLTGKTPVDCIRTIRLKRAVQLLEKSKLSIANVAYEVGFNNAAYFAKVFKEEFGMLPSEYIIELKSREKEETTT, from the coding sequence TGTGGTTCGGGACTATCTCCGGCCTTAACAGGTACGATGGCTACAAGTTTAAGGTGTTCAAACATTCGCCTGCTGACCCAAATTCTTTAGGTGATAATTCTATAGCAAATATTTTTGAGGGCCCCGGGAATAAGCTGTGGGTTAAAACACATAGTGGTTTTAGTGTATATAACGCAACCACCGAAAAGTTTTCAAACGATATTTCGCGTGAGTTAGGGAAATACAAAGTTTTAACAGATCAGTTATTACAAATTAAAAAAGACAGGCAGGGAAATTTTTGGTTTTTGACCAATAATGATGGATTGTATTTTTACAACCCTAAAAGTAATACCACCAGTTTTTTCAATAGTGCCGGTAACAATTCAATCGCCATCCTGCATTCAGATGCATTAACAGACATTGTTCAGGATAGCCATAACTTTATATGGCTTATTTATGCGGATGGGGTAATTAACAAACTTGATGCTAAAAATAACGAGATTGTTTTCAGTTCGGATAAGTTGGTTAAAGCTAACGGCAGTAAACCTGAACTTTATTCTGCAACGGTTGATGAGAGAAATAATTTATGGCTGTTTGCAGCCGGAAGCCCGATCGGCGTTTATCGCTACAATACCAATACTGATGCGATTGACCATTTTAGTACAGAAACAGGCGATGTAAAGCTAAACTACAACGTTATTAATAATATAATACTTGGTGACGATCACAAAATATGGATCGGGACCGACCATGGCGGCATTAATCTTTTAGACCCTGAAAACAAAAGTGTAAAATACCTTTTAAGCCGGGAAGATGATCCTAAATCGATACAGGGTAACAGCGTAGTGCTTTATAAGGATAACCTGGGAATAATTTGGGCAGGTACATTTAAACAGGGGATAAGTTACTATCACAAAAGCATCATCCAGTTCCCGCTCATCAGGCACTATGTTTCTGATAGTAAAAGTTTGCCTTATGAGGATGTTGACTGTTTTGCAGATGATGCAAACGGGAATTTATGGATAGGCACCAATGGCGGCGGACTAATTAACTACAATTCGGTAACAAAAAAGTATATACAATATAAGCACGACCCTAACGACCCTAATAGCCTGGCCAATAATATTGTGATCAGTATGTATATCGATCATGAGCACAAACTTTGGATAGGTACTTATTTTGGCGGGCTGGACTGTTTTGACGGCAAAAGGTTTATTCACTACCGGCATAACGATAATGTACCATCAAGTATTTCCGATGATCGTGTTTACAGCATTATGGAAGATTCATCCTTAAAACTTTGGGTGGGTACTTTTGCTGGCAGTACCAATATTTTTGACAGAGCCTCAAACAGTTTTTTGCATCCCGATTACAAAATGCTATCGGACTATACCGCAGTTATTTATGAAGATAAGAAAAAAAATATCTGGATAGGAAGGGATAAAGGAATTGATTTTATTGCCAATGGCAAAAGCGTAGCCAGGCATTATGTAAATCACCGTAACGATCCTAATAGCTTAATTGGCAATGATGTAAATAGCATTATTGAGGACAGCAGAGGTTTAATGTGGATAGGCTCAAAAGATGGCTTAAGTATCTTGAATGCGCAAACAAATAAATTTTATAATCTTAACGATACCAAAGGACTACCCGGCAATGATGTTTTAAAAATACTGGAAGACAAAACGGGAAAAATTTGGTTAAGCACTGCAAACGGACTGGCCAGTATAAAAGTTATTAAAACAGGTGGTGATTATAAATTTTTGATTAATAAGTTTGATGAGTTCGACGGATTGCAGGGACGTGAATTTAACGCTTATTCTGCTTTTAAAACCCGGGATGGTCAGTTAATATTCGGCGGGGCACATGGCTTTAACCTGTTCAATCCGCAAAACATAAATTTCACCAAAAACAAGCCGCAATTAGTATTCACCGATTTTCAATTATTCAATAAAAGCGTTGCAGTTGGCGACACGATAAACGGTAATGTCGTTTTGAAAAGTTCTATTACGACAACAACAAATTTAACCCTTAATCACAATGAGAACGATTTCAGCATCGAATTTGCCGCCTGTGAATATTTTAATCCCGATAAAATAGTATATCAATATAAGCTGGAAGAGTTTGACAAACAATGGCTCTCTGCTACCAACAGTACCCGTAAAGCAACCTATACAAACCTGGATGCCGGCGACTATGTATTCATGGTAAAGGCCTGGAATATAAATGATCCGGGAAATACGAGCACCATAACACTTAATATAAGAGTACTACCGCCATTTTGGAAATCTCCACTGGCTTATGTGCTTTATTTTTTAAGCATAGCCTGTCTGCTGGCTTACGTTAGGCATAAAGGCATACTTAAGTTAAAAAATGAGTTTAAAGTTAAACAGGATAAATTAGAGGCAGAGCGGAAACTTGAAAATGAACGTGAAGAAGCGCGCCGTATGCACCAGCTGGATTTGATGAAAATTAAATTCTTTACCAATGTGAGCCATGAGTTTAGAACGCCGCTTTCGCTGATCCTGTCACCAATCGACGATCTGATAAAAACAGCGGATAAACCAGAGCAGCAGCATCACCTGGTAATGATAAAAAGAAACGGAAAGCGCCTGCTTAACCTGGTGAACCAGTTGCTGGATTTTCGTAAAATGGAATACAATGAGTTAAAACTTTGCTTAAAAAAAGGCGACATTATCCAGTTCATAAAAGAGGTGTCGTCGTCGTTTACAGATGTTGCTCATCAAAAACAGATCCAGTATCTTTTTGAAAGCGACGTGAATTCATTTATTACCAATTTTGATCACGATAAGATAGAAAGGATTCTCTTTAACCTGCTCTCGAATGCGTTTAAGTTTACACCTTCGGGCGGCTACATTAGTGTGATGCTGAATTTATCGGTTCCTGAAGCTTTCGCACGGGATCAAAGAATGCTGGAAATAAAAGTAATTGATACAGGTATAGGAATACCTGCAGAAAATCAGGGAAAGATCTTTGAGCGTTTTTTTCAGGATAACATGCCTGAAAGTTTATTGAACCAGGGGAGTGGGATCGGCTTATCGATTACTAAGGAATTTATAAAAATGCATGGCGGAACCATTAAGATTGAAAGCGAACCAGACTATGGAAGTTGTTTTGTTATCGAGCTTCCCGTTGGTGATTTGCATGAGAGCCAGCCTGTTATTGAACCCAAAAAGGATGACGTTTCAATCCCTGCTCTATCTTACGCTGATAATATACAATCGACAAAGAAACTTACTGTTTTGTTGATTGAGGATAACGATGACCTAAGGTTTTACCTTAAAGATAATTTAAAAAATAGCTTTCATATAATTGAAGCAATTAATGGTAAAGACGGTTGGCAAAAGGCACTCGCTTTACATCCGCAACTTATTGTAAGTGATGTTACAATGCCGGAAATGAACGGTTTAGACCTTTGTAAAAAAATAAAGGGAGATAGCCGCACTGCGCACATTCCAGTAATTTTATTAACTGCGTTAATTGGGCAAAGTGATGAACTGGCCGGGCTTGAAAGCGGGGCCAATGATTATATTGCTAAGCCTTTTAACTTTGAGATTTTGCTCTCGAAAATTCACAGCTTGTTGAGGATTCAACAAACCATGAAGAAAACGTATCAAAAGCAGGTAGATGTGGAGGCCAAGGGTATAGTGGTGGTGTCAGAGGATGAAAAATTCTTAAAAAATGCTTTTGCCAGTATTGAGAAAAACATAACCAACCCTAATTTTTCTGTTGAGGAGTTAAGTCGTAATTTAAACCTGAGCAGGGTATCACTTTATAAAAAATTGTTAACGCTTACCGGGAAAACTCCTGTTGATTGCATCAGGACCATCCGGTTGAAAAGAGCGGTGCAATTATTAGAGAAAAGTAAGTTGAGCATTGCCAATGTGGCTTATGAGGTAGGATTTAATAACGCGGCGTATTTTGCCAAAGTATTTAAAGAAGAGTTTGGAATGCTTCCGTCAGAGTATATCATTGAGTTGAAAAGCAGAGAAAAGGAAGAGACCACAACTTAG